A region from the Bosea sp. RAC05 genome encodes:
- a CDS encoding phospholipase D-like domain-containing protein, giving the protein MSILVRLSVLALGMSCAPVQAGAIRDAKIQVFRSPAENIEKVDASVIRACREPLDLAGFVLTDTNVLAAIAAAAAGNGGAPVRIYIDQGEAAGAGVHRSPGYLALADMPNVKIRMKAGRQAMHLKSYACGNLLRTGSSNFSGVAFKGQDNDLVLIRSKELADDFRTHFETLWSRSDDKPFTPLQPDLEHPRSYTTNARPQ; this is encoded by the coding sequence GTGTCGATTCTCGTTCGATTGTCCGTGCTGGCCCTTGGCATGTCGTGCGCACCCGTGCAGGCCGGTGCGATCCGTGACGCCAAAATCCAGGTGTTCCGCTCGCCAGCGGAGAATATCGAGAAGGTCGACGCATCGGTAATCCGTGCGTGCCGCGAGCCGCTCGATCTGGCTGGGTTTGTTCTCACCGACACCAACGTCCTGGCCGCGATCGCTGCAGCGGCCGCCGGCAATGGTGGCGCACCGGTGCGCATCTACATCGATCAGGGCGAAGCGGCCGGCGCCGGCGTGCATCGCAGCCCTGGCTACCTCGCGCTGGCCGACATGCCCAACGTGAAGATCCGCATGAAGGCCGGCCGTCAGGCCATGCATCTCAAATCCTATGCGTGCGGAAACCTGCTGCGGACGGGCTCATCGAATTTTTCTGGTGTGGCTTTCAAGGGCCAGGACAATGATCTGGTTCTCATCCGCTCCAAGGAGCTCGCAGACGATTTCCGTACCCATTTCGAGACCCTGTGGTCTCGGTCCGACGACAAGCCGTTCACGCCGCTCCAGCCAGATCTGGAGCACCCGCGCAGTTACACCACCAACGCGCGGCCCCAATAG
- a CDS encoding DUF262 domain-containing protein, producing MTDLREMTARDFSGKNEVLPIRQGLALDFRARQPNEAIGERGLGAYILPPFQRPPVWQQEQAVRFIESIWLGLPIGVYVYNESPTLGATDGWLIEGQQRWTSITSYVAGEFEVFGHLYTDLDAADQRHFMLRPFSCIVTKYDDPEKLKDIYHRLAYGGTAHEPEHAPAFR from the coding sequence ATGACAGACCTGCGCGAGATGACCGCTAGAGATTTCAGCGGCAAGAACGAGGTCTTGCCGATCCGGCAGGGTCTGGCTCTCGATTTCAGAGCGCGTCAGCCCAACGAAGCGATCGGCGAGCGTGGGCTCGGCGCCTACATCCTGCCTCCCTTCCAGCGACCGCCGGTCTGGCAGCAGGAGCAGGCTGTGCGTTTCATCGAGTCGATCTGGCTGGGTCTGCCGATTGGTGTCTACGTCTACAATGAGTCCCCGACGCTGGGTGCTACGGATGGCTGGCTGATCGAAGGTCAGCAGCGCTGGACCTCGATCACGTCCTATGTCGCCGGCGAGTTCGAGGTCTTTGGCCATCTCTACACCGATCTCGACGCGGCGGATCAGCGCCACTTCATGTTGCGTCCGTTCTCTTGCATCGTGACGAAGTACGACGACCCGGAGAAGCTGAAGGACATCTACCACCGCCTGGCGTATGGCGGCACAGCCCACGAGCCCGAGCACGCCCCGGCGTTTCGCTGA
- a CDS encoding DUF1643 domain-containing protein, with translation MQSDPLPAWVEDDAHFSSPRHRVWLRRRLSMFGCPVVFVLHNPSTAGLGVEDPTSRRGIAFANMLGASDLIFVNAVTGIATNADDLAAMDDPVGPLADEALLAAARFCETRQGIMIASWGCPKGRAKTRSLMTDRFRHILGLGLPLHALRITASGHPEHLLYLPSSLRPVPWDYAAQAA, from the coding sequence ATGCAGTCTGACCCGCTTCCGGCCTGGGTCGAGGACGACGCGCATTTTTCAAGCCCGCGGCACCGTGTGTGGCTGCGACGCCGGCTCTCGATGTTCGGCTGCCCCGTCGTTTTTGTATTGCACAACCCCAGCACTGCCGGATTGGGCGTCGAGGATCCGACATCGCGCCGCGGTATTGCCTTCGCCAACATGCTCGGCGCCAGCGATCTGATCTTCGTCAACGCGGTGACCGGAATCGCGACGAATGCCGACGATCTTGCCGCTATGGACGATCCGGTCGGGCCTCTGGCCGATGAAGCACTGCTTGCGGCCGCGCGCTTTTGCGAAACCAGGCAAGGCATCATGATTGCCAGCTGGGGCTGCCCGAAGGGCCGCGCTAAAACCCGAAGCCTGATGACCGACCGGTTCCGGCACATCCTCGGGCTGGGGCTGCCACTGCATGCCTTGCGGATCACGGCGAGCGGGCATCCTGAACACCTTCTGTATCTGCCCAGTTCGCTACGGCCAGTGCCCTGGGACTACGCGGCCCAGGCTGCCTGA
- a CDS encoding replication initiator protein A, with protein sequence MADRKIPLKPRQEFAALSLHEKNSYLQDIAHKLRSIAGETVDALDKDALSRLRRYYSRRSLADLKLEEIKSDGLRASLSRMADAIRAEEIRRIVLHDTAKSPAAPVPMYRERPIDDAQLDLLVPMIHDAPIKDDMNLMDVAPFSLSKSGGPSLIRYELKDAIITVEGGADVGMATAYDYDIVINMVSHLAEAMRQYLIDEKKGLRPSLPPRVYRPAAADILKFCRRNLGGKQYLDLERSLDRLQATRVKITNLSPGPDRTGRRETESFPLIGRYKVVSRTSMDRIDLVEIDIPDWVYSGVIRPDGKPTILTMHPDYFLITRPIAKFLYRIARKAAGESEARYSLTELRKRSGSRLAKHKFRAAIEEIVKASEGPESFPDYELSLHQGKQDAILLMRIKPGTKRLAAAEREPQAD encoded by the coding sequence ATGGCCGACCGCAAGATCCCTCTCAAGCCGAGACAGGAGTTCGCTGCCCTCTCGCTTCACGAGAAGAACAGCTACCTCCAGGACATCGCGCACAAGCTGCGGAGCATCGCAGGCGAGACCGTCGATGCTCTCGACAAAGATGCGCTGAGCCGCCTGCGACGCTATTACAGCCGCCGCTCCCTGGCCGATCTGAAGCTCGAAGAGATCAAAAGCGACGGCCTGAGGGCGTCCTTGAGCCGAATGGCCGACGCGATCCGAGCCGAAGAAATCCGGCGGATCGTGCTTCATGACACCGCAAAATCGCCTGCCGCGCCCGTTCCGATGTATCGCGAACGGCCGATCGACGATGCGCAGCTCGATCTGCTCGTCCCCATGATCCATGACGCTCCCATCAAGGACGACATGAACCTGATGGACGTTGCGCCCTTCAGCCTCTCGAAATCGGGCGGCCCCAGCCTCATCCGCTACGAACTGAAGGACGCCATCATCACGGTCGAAGGGGGCGCCGACGTCGGCATGGCCACGGCTTACGACTATGACATCGTCATCAACATGGTCAGCCATCTGGCCGAGGCGATGCGTCAGTACCTCATCGACGAGAAGAAGGGCCTGCGCCCCTCACTCCCGCCGCGGGTCTACCGGCCGGCAGCAGCAGACATCCTGAAATTCTGCCGCAGAAACCTGGGTGGCAAGCAGTACCTGGACCTGGAAAGGTCGCTTGATCGTCTGCAGGCAACCCGCGTGAAGATCACCAATTTGTCGCCAGGGCCCGATCGAACCGGGCGTCGCGAGACCGAGTCGTTTCCCTTGATCGGCCGCTACAAGGTCGTTTCGCGTACCAGCATGGATCGGATCGATCTGGTCGAGATCGACATACCCGACTGGGTCTATTCGGGCGTGATCCGCCCGGACGGAAAACCCACGATCCTGACGATGCATCCGGACTACTTCCTCATCACCCGTCCGATTGCGAAGTTCCTGTACCGGATTGCGCGCAAAGCCGCTGGCGAGAGCGAGGCGAGATATTCTCTGACCGAGTTGCGCAAGCGCTCGGGATCGAGGTTGGCCAAACACAAATTCAGGGCTGCGATCGAAGAGATCGTCAAAGCGTCCGAAGGTCCGGAATCGTTCCCGGATTATGAGCTGTCGCTGCATCAGGGGAAGCAGGATGCCATTCTGCTGATGCGGATCAAGCCAGGGACAAAGCGTCTGGCCGCTGCCGAGCGCGAACCGCAGGCCGATTGA
- a CDS encoding DUF2786 domain-containing protein yields the protein MDPERRKILDKIAALRSKTQAAGCTEEEAMSASSKAAELLDRYGLDESDLRAVKQSDFERADYEVSDAVGERLWRVATAIAVLTDTRSWSNGIKGRPDTCISFWGLSVDVSIAQYLLDICDRAVRSAAARHEASLVLLRPNVRRRRLHAFLDGMMIRLAKRIREIDWTRKRSKGEGSGLVVLKMALVDAGLKGQGIVLQAYAQRHFTDAEPEFELGAGAADQVRLDAGVGTRRAHTPLIGP from the coding sequence TTGGATCCGGAACGCAGGAAGATACTCGACAAGATCGCGGCGCTGCGCAGCAAGACGCAGGCCGCCGGTTGCACCGAGGAAGAAGCGATGTCCGCATCATCGAAGGCGGCCGAGCTGCTTGATCGCTATGGTCTCGACGAAAGCGATCTGCGGGCCGTCAAGCAGTCCGACTTCGAACGTGCTGATTACGAGGTCAGCGACGCCGTCGGCGAGAGGTTGTGGCGCGTCGCGACAGCCATTGCAGTCCTGACCGACACCCGCTCCTGGAGCAACGGCATCAAGGGTCGCCCCGACACCTGCATCTCTTTTTGGGGGCTCAGTGTCGATGTCAGCATTGCCCAGTACCTGCTCGACATTTGCGATCGAGCCGTTCGGTCTGCAGCCGCCCGGCATGAGGCCAGTCTGGTGCTGCTGCGGCCGAACGTTCGGCGCAGACGGCTGCATGCCTTCCTCGACGGGATGATGATCAGGCTCGCCAAACGCATTCGGGAAATCGACTGGACGCGCAAGCGATCAAAAGGGGAGGGCAGTGGCCTCGTCGTGCTCAAGATGGCGCTGGTCGATGCCGGCCTGAAGGGGCAAGGGATCGTTCTGCAAGCTTATGCACAACGCCACTTCACGGACGCCGAGCCCGAGTTCGAGCTCGGCGCTGGGGCAGCTGACCAGGTCCGGCTCGACGCCGGCGTCGGCACCCGTCGTGCTCATACGCCCCTGATTGGCCCCTAA